One region of Olleya sp. Hel_I_94 genomic DNA includes:
- a CDS encoding homogentisate 1,2-dioxygenase codes for MPFYHKLGKIPPKRHTQFRKADGTLYAEQLFGTIGFDGMSTNSYHEHRPTQVKEIKKQYSVAPKIAKKNHIQSYRLKGFQVKPENDYLQSRKTVLINSDCSIILAAPKQSTTDYFYKNTDADELIFVHKGTGKLRTHLGNLDFKYGDYLLVPRGVIYKMDFDTEDNRLFIVESKRPIYTPKRYRNWFGQLLEHSPFCERDLRQPQELETHDQKGDFLIKVKKQDDIFEMVYATHPFDVVGYDGYNYPYAFSIHDFEPITGRIHQPPPVHQTFETDAFVVCSFVPRLYDYHPDSIPAPYNHSNIDSDEVLYYVDGDFMSRNDIDAGHISLHPAGIPHGPHPGATERSIGKVKTDELAVMVDTFKPLMVTEEALKIADEDYYKSWLDH; via the coding sequence ATGCCATTTTATCATAAACTAGGAAAAATACCACCAAAAAGACACACACAGTTTAGAAAAGCGGACGGGACATTGTACGCAGAACAGTTATTTGGTACCATAGGATTTGACGGTATGTCAACAAACTCCTATCACGAGCATAGACCAACACAGGTAAAGGAAATTAAAAAACAATACAGTGTTGCACCAAAAATTGCTAAAAAAAACCACATACAATCCTACCGTTTAAAAGGGTTTCAAGTCAAACCAGAAAACGATTATTTACAATCTCGTAAAACAGTACTTATAAACAGCGATTGTAGTATCATTTTAGCAGCACCAAAACAATCAACAACAGATTATTTTTATAAAAATACAGACGCAGACGAGCTTATTTTTGTCCACAAAGGTACCGGAAAACTGCGCACACACTTAGGTAACCTAGACTTCAAATACGGAGACTATCTTTTAGTACCAAGAGGTGTAATTTATAAAATGGATTTTGACACTGAGGATAATCGTTTGTTTATTGTCGAGTCTAAAAGACCAATTTACACACCCAAACGTTACCGTAATTGGTTTGGACAATTATTAGAGCATTCGCCATTTTGCGAACGTGATTTAAGACAACCACAAGAATTAGAAACACATGACCAAAAAGGAGACTTTTTAATAAAAGTTAAAAAGCAAGACGATATTTTTGAAATGGTTTATGCAACACACCCTTTTGATGTTGTAGGTTATGACGGTTACAACTATCCATATGCGTTTTCAATCCATGATTTTGAGCCCATAACAGGACGTATCCACCAACCACCACCAGTGCACCAAACTTTTGAGACAGATGCATTTGTTGTTTGTAGTTTTGTGCCAAGACTGTACGATTATCATCCAGATAGTATTCCTGCACCTTACAATCATAGTAATATAGATAGTGATGAGGTATTGTATTACGTTGACGGAGATTTTATGTCTAGAAACGATATTGATGCAGGACATATATCCTTGCATCCAGCAGGAATACCACATGGTCCACACCCAGGAGCAACAGAGCGTAGCATTGGGAAAGTAAAAACAGACGAGCTAGCAGTAATGGTAGACACGTTTAAACCATTAATGGTCACTGAGGAAGCACTTAAAATAGCAGACGAAGACTATTACAAATCGTGGCTAGACCATTAA
- a CDS encoding tryptophan 2,3-dioxygenase family protein, which yields MSVDQKITNQLEDKYNALDQNVNTHLEGLLHSKPIDYWDYIQTDALLNLQVQRTTLPDEMVFLMYHQVNELLFKMILWEIDQVAKKENITASFFETKIMRISRYFDVLTSSFTVMKDGMDVEQYNKFRNSLTPASGFQSAQYRKIEFASTELINLIDNRFRETIDRNTSFEHAFEHLYWQAAGKDYKTGKKSYTLTVFEAKYKDEFIRFAEFYNTHNLWTIFKSLPQDVKEDKDLIKAMRHYDYTVNITWVMAHYNTANHYLNIGGKTAEATGGSEWVKYMHPKYQRRIFFPDLWSKQELQDWGKNV from the coding sequence ATGAGTGTAGACCAAAAAATAACCAACCAGTTAGAAGATAAATATAACGCATTAGACCAAAATGTAAATACACATTTAGAGGGTTTATTGCATAGTAAGCCTATCGATTATTGGGACTACATTCAAACAGATGCGCTTTTAAACTTACAAGTACAACGCACAACCTTGCCTGACGAAATGGTTTTTTTGATGTACCATCAGGTAAATGAGTTGTTGTTTAAAATGATTTTGTGGGAGATTGATCAAGTCGCAAAAAAAGAAAATATAACAGCTTCTTTTTTTGAAACTAAAATCATGCGTATCAGTCGCTATTTTGATGTTTTAACGTCTTCGTTTACAGTAATGAAAGATGGAATGGATGTAGAGCAATACAATAAATTTCGTAATTCGTTAACACCTGCAAGTGGTTTTCAGTCTGCACAATATCGTAAAATTGAATTTGCTTCAACCGAGTTGATTAACCTTATTGACAATAGGTTTAGAGAAACTATAGATAGAAACACGTCTTTTGAGCATGCTTTTGAACATTTATATTGGCAAGCAGCAGGAAAGGATTATAAAACAGGCAAAAAAAGCTATACATTAACAGTTTTTGAAGCCAAATACAAAGACGAATTTATTAGATTTGCAGAATTCTATAACACACATAACTTGTGGACAATCTTCAAAAGTTTACCACAAGATGTTAAAGAAGATAAAGATTTAATCAAAGCAATGCGTCATTACGATTACACAGTAAATATTACTTGGGTAATGGCACATTATAACACTGCAAATCACTATTTAAATATTGGTGGAAAAACTGCAGAAGCAACAGGAGGAAGTGAATGGGTAAAATACATGCATCCAAAGTATCAAAGACGAATATTTTTTCCAGATTTATGGAGCAAACAAGAATTACAAGATTGGGGCAAAAATGTTTAA
- a CDS encoding DUF3108 domain-containing protein, whose protein sequence is MKKQILIILAIFTASMSFAFQQEPAFKDGEWFKFKMSYSGWMKAGNATLQVKETTLNGKPVFHVVGKGWTTGMIKWFFKVEDRYESYFDKNTILPYKFIRDIDEGGHKKNIEIEFDQANKKALVYNKKHDTKKTLTTKPNVQDMVSTFYYLRNKLDTSTLKVGDEIKLDMFFDEENYGFKLKFLGKENLSTNFGTVETLMFRPYVMAGRVFKEEESLTLWVSNDKNKIPLRIKADLAVGSLRADLEAYKGLKHSFKIIVD, encoded by the coding sequence ATGAAAAAACAAATACTTATAATATTAGCAATATTTACCGCTAGCATGTCTTTTGCTTTCCAACAAGAACCTGCTTTTAAAGATGGCGAATGGTTTAAATTTAAAATGAGCTATAGTGGTTGGATGAAAGCTGGTAACGCTACCCTTCAAGTAAAGGAAACTACACTTAACGGAAAACCAGTATTTCATGTCGTTGGAAAAGGTTGGACAACCGGAATGATTAAATGGTTTTTTAAAGTAGAGGATCGTTACGAAAGCTATTTTGATAAAAACACAATTTTGCCTTACAAGTTTATCAGAGATATTGATGAAGGTGGACACAAAAAAAATATCGAAATCGAGTTTGATCAAGCCAATAAAAAAGCGCTAGTTTATAACAAAAAACACGATACAAAAAAGACACTTACAACAAAGCCAAATGTACAAGATATGGTGTCTACGTTTTATTATTTAAGAAATAAATTAGATACAAGTACACTTAAAGTTGGTGACGAAATTAAATTGGATATGTTTTTTGACGAAGAGAACTATGGTTTTAAGCTAAAATTTTTAGGAAAAGAAAATCTAAGTACAAACTTTGGAACTGTTGAAACACTTATGTTTAGACCATATGTAATGGCTGGACGTGTTTTTAAAGAAGAAGAAAGTTTAACGCTTTGGGTGTCTAATGATAAAAATAAAATACCTTTACGTATTAAAGCAGATTTAGCTGTGGGATCGTTAAGAGCAGATTTAGAAGCCTATAAAGGATTAAAGCACAGCTTCAAAATTATTGTAGACTAA
- the uvrC gene encoding excinuclease ABC subunit UvrC: protein MSQTSLDVQLKTLPESPGVYQYFDTEGTIIYIGKAKNLKKRVSSYFTKTHENGKTRVLVKRIANIKHIVVQTETDALLLENNLIKKHRPRYNVLLKDDKSYPWICIKKERFPRVFSTRRYIKDGSEYFGPYTNIKTVYTLLDLIKGLYQIRTCNYDLAESKIESGKYKVCLEYHLGNCKGPCEGYEDEESYNQNIKAIREILKGNFKESLGEFKAQMSQYAQDMQFEEAQKIKEKIQVLENYQAKSTIVNPKISNVDVFSIVSDAGHGYINFLQLSYGSIIRSHTLEIKKKLDETDKTLLELAIVEIRARFNSRSKEVYVPFKVDLGQDIKVTIPQLGDKKHILDLSVRNAKYYRLERFKQVKITDPDRHANRIMAQMKVDLRLGEEPRHIECFDNSNIQGTNPVAACVVFKNGKPSKKDYRHFNIKTVEGPDDFASMEEVVFRRYKRLLEEKQPLPQLIIIDGGKGQLSSALKSLDALGLRGKIAIIGIAKRLEELFYPDDPIPLYLDKKSETLKIIQQLRNEAHRFGIEHHRNKRSKQALNTEMETIPGIGEKTIVELLKVFKSAKRISNAKIDELEEVVGNSRATKIYNYYHKE from the coding sequence ATGAGTCAAACTTCTTTAGATGTACAACTTAAAACCCTTCCAGAATCACCTGGAGTTTATCAGTATTTTGATACAGAAGGTACAATAATATACATTGGTAAAGCAAAAAATTTAAAGAAGAGAGTAAGTTCGTATTTTACAAAAACTCACGAAAATGGTAAAACTAGAGTTTTAGTAAAACGTATTGCTAACATTAAACACATTGTTGTACAGACAGAAACAGATGCGCTTTTATTAGAAAACAACCTAATTAAAAAACATAGACCACGTTATAATGTTTTACTAAAAGACGATAAAAGCTACCCATGGATTTGTATAAAAAAAGAGCGCTTTCCAAGAGTATTTAGTACAAGACGCTATATAAAAGATGGAAGCGAATATTTTGGACCTTACACCAATATTAAAACGGTTTATACCTTATTAGATTTAATTAAAGGCTTGTATCAAATTAGAACATGTAATTATGATTTGGCTGAAAGCAAAATCGAGTCAGGAAAATATAAAGTATGCCTAGAGTATCATTTAGGGAACTGTAAAGGACCTTGCGAAGGTTATGAGGATGAGGAAAGTTATAACCAAAACATAAAGGCAATTAGAGAAATTTTAAAAGGAAATTTTAAAGAGTCTTTAGGCGAATTTAAAGCCCAAATGAGCCAATATGCGCAAGACATGCAATTTGAAGAAGCTCAAAAAATTAAAGAAAAAATTCAGGTTCTAGAAAACTATCAAGCCAAATCTACTATTGTAAACCCTAAGATTAGCAATGTGGATGTGTTTTCCATAGTTAGTGATGCAGGTCATGGCTATATTAACTTTTTGCAATTATCATATGGGTCAATTATTAGGTCACATACTTTAGAGATTAAAAAGAAGTTAGACGAAACTGATAAAACCTTACTAGAATTAGCAATTGTAGAAATCCGAGCACGTTTTAACTCAAGGTCTAAAGAAGTTTACGTACCTTTTAAAGTAGATTTAGGTCAAGATATAAAAGTAACTATTCCACAATTAGGAGATAAAAAACATATCTTAGACTTATCCGTTAGAAATGCCAAATATTACAGATTAGAGCGTTTTAAACAAGTAAAAATTACAGATCCAGATCGTCATGCTAATCGTATCATGGCACAAATGAAGGTGGATTTGCGATTAGGTGAGGAGCCAAGACATATCGAGTGTTTTGATAACTCTAACATACAAGGGACAAATCCAGTAGCAGCTTGTGTTGTGTTTAAAAACGGAAAGCCTAGTAAAAAAGATTATCGTCACTTTAATATCAAAACAGTAGAAGGTCCTGATGATTTTGCCTCAATGGAAGAAGTGGTATTTAGACGCTACAAACGTTTGTTAGAAGAAAAACAACCTTTACCACAATTGATAATTATTGATGGAGGAAAAGGGCAATTATCTTCAGCTTTAAAAAGTTTAGATGCTTTAGGGTTAAGAGGAAAAATAGCCATTATAGGAATTGCAAAACGATTAGAAGAATTATTCTATCCAGACGATCCAATTCCCTTATATTTAGATAAAAAATCAGAAACACTAAAAATAATACAACAATTACGTAATGAAGCCCATCGCTTTGGGATAGAGCATCATCGTAACAAACGAAGCAAACAAGCATTAAATACAGAAATGGAAACCATTCCTGGTATTGGAGAAAAAACAATTGTAGAATTATTAAAAGTATTTAAGTCTGCAAAGCGAATTTCAAATGCTAAAATTGACGAGCTAGAAGAGGTTGTCGGAAATTCTAGAGCAACAAAAATTTATAATTATTACCATAAAGAATGA
- the hppD gene encoding 4-hydroxyphenylpyruvate dioxygenase → MSKKEVKSVDYGLEKIFEGAQDFLPLLGTDYVEFYVGNAKQAAHFYKTAFGFQSHAYRGLETGSKDSVSYVLKQDKIRLVLTTPLNSKSPINDHIVKHGDGVKIVALWVEDARKSYEETTKRGAKSYMEPVVEKDEFGEVIRAGIYTYGETVHMFVERKNYNGQFLPGFVEWKSDYNPEPVGLKYIDHMVGNVGWGEMNTWVKWYEDVMGFVNFLSFDDKQIHTEYSALMSKVMSNGNGRIKFPINEPAKAAKRSQIEEYLDFYEGSGVQHIAVATDDIIKTVSQLKARGIEFLPPPPQAYYDDIPNRLGVHMEMMKEDISELQKLSIMIDADEEGYLLQIFTKPVEDRPTLFFEIIQRMGAQGFGAGNFKALFESIEREQAKRGTL, encoded by the coding sequence ATGAGTAAAAAAGAAGTAAAATCAGTAGACTACGGTTTAGAAAAAATATTTGAAGGTGCACAAGATTTCTTGCCACTTTTAGGAACAGATTATGTAGAGTTTTATGTTGGTAACGCAAAACAAGCAGCGCATTTTTATAAAACAGCATTTGGTTTTCAATCTCATGCATACAGAGGGTTGGAAACAGGATCAAAAGATTCAGTAAGTTATGTGTTAAAGCAAGACAAAATCCGTTTAGTATTAACAACACCATTAAACAGTAAGTCACCAATTAACGACCACATTGTAAAACATGGTGATGGTGTAAAAATTGTGGCATTATGGGTAGAAGATGCTAGAAAATCTTACGAAGAAACTACAAAACGTGGTGCAAAATCATACATGGAACCAGTCGTTGAAAAAGACGAATTTGGTGAAGTAATAAGAGCTGGAATTTATACTTACGGAGAAACAGTACACATGTTTGTAGAGCGTAAAAACTACAATGGACAATTTTTACCAGGATTTGTAGAGTGGAAAAGCGACTATAATCCAGAGCCAGTTGGATTAAAATACATTGACCACATGGTTGGTAATGTAGGTTGGGGAGAGATGAATACTTGGGTAAAATGGTATGAAGACGTTATGGGATTTGTTAATTTCTTATCTTTTGATGACAAGCAAATCCATACAGAATATTCTGCTTTAATGTCCAAAGTAATGAGTAATGGTAATGGACGTATCAAATTCCCAATTAACGAGCCTGCAAAAGCTGCAAAAAGATCTCAAATAGAGGAGTATTTAGACTTCTACGAAGGATCAGGAGTACAACACATTGCAGTAGCAACGGATGATATTATTAAAACAGTATCTCAGCTTAAAGCAAGAGGTATCGAGTTTTTACCACCACCACCACAAGCGTATTATGACGATATACCAAACCGTTTAGGTGTGCATATGGAAATGATGAAAGAAGATATCAGTGAGCTTCAAAAGTTATCAATTATGATTGATGCAGATGAGGAAGGCTATTTACTTCAAATTTTCACAAAACCAGTAGAAGATAGACCAACACTGTTTTTCGAAATCATACAGCGTATGGGAGCACAAGGTTTTGGGGCAGGAAACTTTAAAGCGTTGTTTGAATCTATTGAAAGAGAGCAAGCTAAACGAGGAACACTTTAA
- a CDS encoding M23 family metallopeptidase, translating to MEQTRITRLGQKCLILLAFALVIISCKKEDKTPIDTVSVIEPEEVYEFGFKLNDYVVKRDTIRKGDSFGEILQRNQIDYSKIFQIAQQTKDSFDITRLQIGKPYTLLCSNDSLQQPKCFIYQPTKTDYVVINFQDSIHAYSSTKPIKFVEKEVSGVIESNISEAFAKQGKSVLLAYKMSDIYAWTIDFFRLQKNDKFRLIYTEKYIDDSIYAGIDNIKAAYFQHNGEDFYAFEFETDTVKGLKDYFTEDAKNLRRAFLKAPVEYKRISSRYNLNRRIALYGNRVRPHKGTDFAANIGTPIRATANGTVIESAKRGGNGNYVKIKHNSTYSTQYLHMSKRKAKVGDFVKQGDVIGYVGMTGNTSGPHVCYRFWKNGKQVDPFKQKLPEAEAISDSLKAKYLKFVKPLKTQLDGIEFILPIDENQILDIQETSKNSITYTK from the coding sequence ATGGAGCAAACAAGAATTACAAGATTGGGGCAAAAATGTTTAATATTACTAGCTTTTGCTTTAGTAATAATTAGTTGTAAAAAAGAAGATAAAACACCAATAGATACTGTTTCGGTTATTGAACCTGAAGAGGTTTATGAGTTTGGTTTTAAACTTAACGATTATGTTGTTAAGCGTGATACCATTAGAAAAGGTGATAGCTTTGGCGAAATCCTGCAGCGCAACCAGATAGATTATTCTAAAATATTTCAAATAGCACAACAAACAAAGGATAGTTTTGATATTACACGATTGCAAATCGGAAAACCTTACACCTTGTTGTGTTCAAACGATTCGCTTCAACAACCAAAATGTTTTATATATCAACCTACTAAAACGGACTATGTTGTAATCAATTTTCAAGATTCAATTCATGCCTATTCAAGTACTAAGCCTATAAAATTTGTAGAAAAAGAAGTCTCAGGTGTTATCGAGTCTAATATATCTGAAGCTTTTGCAAAGCAAGGTAAAAGTGTATTATTAGCTTATAAAATGTCTGATATTTATGCTTGGACGATTGACTTTTTTAGACTTCAAAAAAACGATAAATTCAGATTAATTTATACCGAAAAATATATCGATGACAGTATTTATGCTGGAATTGATAATATTAAGGCAGCATACTTTCAGCACAACGGAGAAGATTTTTATGCATTCGAATTCGAAACAGATACAGTTAAAGGGCTTAAAGATTATTTTACCGAAGACGCAAAAAACTTAAGACGTGCCTTTTTAAAAGCACCTGTTGAGTATAAACGTATTTCTTCCAGATATAATTTAAACCGTAGAATTGCTTTGTATGGTAATCGCGTAAGACCACACAAAGGGACGGATTTTGCAGCTAATATTGGTACACCAATTAGAGCAACCGCAAATGGGACTGTAATTGAGTCTGCAAAACGTGGCGGAAATGGTAACTATGTAAAAATTAAACACAACTCAACCTACAGTACGCAATACTTGCACATGAGTAAGCGTAAAGCTAAAGTAGGCGATTTTGTTAAACAAGGAGATGTTATTGGTTATGTAGGTATGACAGGTAATACATCTGGACCACATGTCTGTTATCGTTTTTGGAAAAACGGAAAACAAGTAGATCCATTTAAACAAAAATTACCAGAAGCCGAAGCGATTTCGGATAGCTTAAAAGCTAAATATTTAAAATTTGTAAAACCACTTAAAACACAATTAGATGGGATTGAATTTATCCTTCCAATTGACGAAAATCAAATTTTAGATATCCAAGAAACGTCTAAAAACTCAATAACTTATACTAAGTAA
- a CDS encoding patatin-like phospholipase family protein produces the protein MKQIYIIIVTLLALSTNLNAQETQAAEPKVGLVLSGGGAKGFAHIGVLKVVDSLGIRVDYIAGTSMGAIIGSLYASGYSGKQLDSIFKGVNFDDILNDNIPRSAKSTYEREISERYAITLPFDHLKVKLPTALSKGQNTFNLLTKLLLHVSSEDDFSKLPIPFFCIATDVETGQQVILDKGNLPQAVKASGAFPSLFQPVDIDGKLLIDGGVVNNYPIKELKAKGMDIIIGVDVQDGLANRTDLSSAPQILFQINNFRTINDMKIKSKMTDIYIKPDISKFNVVSFDDGNQIIHNGEVAAKKEIDVLKQLKAKQHYTPSKKQTDLSPDSLQINYIETNGIDKYTRSYILGKLKIRPYSKISYNDLSEGANNIVATNNFDSFFYELKPEQDNTYKIITNVSETKKATFLKLGLHYDDLYKSAILANITKKQFLLKNDVVSMDFIIGDHVRYNLDYFIDKGIYWSVGLKSRYNEFSQGIVANAFLTPTQINTTGVNKINAELSDFNNQVYLQTLFRNDLVLSLGVEHKKLRVKTETILSSEDEKETLFENSNYVSLFGELKYDTYDSKYFPTEGVLFSAQGNHYVYSSDFSSTFSPFTILKAELGYAFKVSDKLSFNLVTDGGFKINPKANRFLDFVLGGYGNNFINNFKPFYGYDFLSIAADSYIKGGVSLDYQFLPKNHIMVAANYANVEDRLFDGTDWFSWPEYSGYAVGYSFESFLGPIEAKYTISPETKQSYWFFNLGYWF, from the coding sequence ATGAAACAGATATACATTATAATTGTAACATTATTAGCGTTAAGTACAAATCTTAACGCGCAAGAAACACAAGCTGCAGAGCCAAAGGTTGGGCTAGTCCTAAGTGGTGGTGGTGCCAAAGGTTTTGCTCACATTGGTGTTTTAAAAGTTGTAGACAGTTTAGGGATTAGGGTAGACTATATTGCTGGGACAAGTATGGGAGCAATTATTGGGTCACTTTATGCTTCAGGATATTCAGGTAAACAATTAGATTCTATTTTTAAAGGCGTAAATTTTGATGACATTTTAAATGATAATATCCCAAGATCAGCTAAGTCAACTTATGAAAGAGAAATTTCAGAAAGATACGCAATAACACTACCCTTTGATCATCTTAAAGTAAAGCTGCCAACAGCATTATCCAAAGGGCAAAACACCTTTAATTTATTAACAAAATTGTTGCTTCATGTAAGTAGTGAGGATGACTTTTCTAAATTACCAATACCTTTTTTCTGTATTGCTACAGATGTAGAAACAGGTCAGCAAGTTATTTTAGATAAAGGTAATTTACCACAAGCAGTTAAAGCATCCGGAGCTTTTCCTTCATTATTTCAACCAGTAGATATTGATGGTAAATTGTTAATCGATGGTGGTGTTGTAAATAATTACCCAATAAAAGAGTTAAAAGCAAAAGGCATGGATATTATTATTGGTGTAGACGTGCAAGATGGATTAGCCAATAGAACAGATCTGTCTTCAGCACCACAAATTTTATTTCAGATAAATAATTTTAGAACCATTAATGACATGAAAATCAAGTCTAAAATGACTGATATTTATATTAAACCAGATATTTCTAAATTTAATGTCGTGTCTTTTGACGACGGAAATCAAATAATTCACAATGGAGAAGTTGCTGCAAAAAAAGAAATAGATGTTTTAAAACAATTAAAAGCAAAGCAACATTACACACCAAGTAAAAAGCAAACAGACCTGTCTCCAGATAGTTTACAAATTAATTATATAGAAACTAACGGAATAGATAAATACACAAGATCTTACATCCTAGGAAAATTAAAAATCAGACCTTACAGCAAAATTTCATACAACGACCTATCAGAAGGCGCTAACAATATTGTAGCAACCAATAACTTTGATAGCTTTTTTTACGAGTTAAAACCAGAACAAGACAATACTTATAAGATAATTACCAATGTGTCTGAAACTAAAAAAGCAACCTTTTTAAAATTAGGATTACACTACGATGATTTATATAAAAGTGCAATTTTGGCCAACATAACTAAAAAGCAATTTTTATTAAAAAACGATGTAGTGTCAATGGATTTTATAATAGGTGACCACGTTAGGTACAACTTGGATTACTTTATAGATAAAGGGATATATTGGAGTGTTGGTTTAAAATCAAGGTATAACGAGTTTAGTCAGGGCATTGTAGCTAACGCATTTTTAACACCAACACAAATTAACACAACAGGTGTAAATAAAATAAATGCCGAGCTCTCAGACTTTAATAACCAAGTTTACCTACAAACCCTTTTTAGAAATGATTTAGTATTGTCACTAGGTGTTGAGCATAAAAAATTAAGAGTAAAAACCGAAACTATTTTATCCTCAGAAGATGAAAAAGAAACACTATTTGAAAACAGTAACTATGTCAGTCTTTTTGGAGAATTAAAATACGATACCTACGATAGTAAATACTTCCCAACAGAAGGCGTGCTTTTCTCTGCGCAAGGTAATCACTATGTGTATTCCTCAGATTTTTCAAGCACATTTTCTCCATTTACAATTCTAAAAGCAGAGTTAGGATATGCTTTCAAAGTATCAGATAAATTATCATTTAACTTAGTCACAGATGGAGGATTTAAAATAAACCCTAAAGCAAATCGCTTTTTAGACTTTGTACTAGGTGGTTATGGTAATAATTTTATCAATAATTTTAAACCCTTTTACGGATACGATTTTCTGTCCATAGCAGCAGATTCTTACATTAAAGGAGGCGTAAGTTTAGATTATCAGTTTTTACCTAAAAATCACATAATGGTAGCAGCAAACTATGCCAATGTAGAAGACAGGTTGTTTGATGGTACAGATTGGTTTTCATGGCCAGAATATTCAGGATACGCAGTAGGTTATTCGTTTGAATCCTTCTTGGGTCCCATAGAAGCTAAGTATACCATCTCTCCAGAGACTAAACAAAGCTATTGGTTTTTTAACTTAGGGTATTGGTTTTAA